A genomic segment from Paenibacillus sp. FSL K6-1096 encodes:
- the hisIE gene encoding bifunctional phosphoribosyl-AMP cyclohydrolase/phosphoribosyl-ATP diphosphatase HisIE, producing the protein MSEDKKDIAQRQQEAVEGIRWNEAGLLPAVVQDARTLEVLMFAYMNPESLERSLTSGQTWFWSRSRSELWHKGGTSGNTQAITSIHYDCDSDTLLVKVVPEGPACHTGENSCFYREIPLDAPAAVTEAPGADSGRFAVLGELERVIAEREANRPEGAYTTYLFDKGVDKILKKVGEEASETIIAAKNKDNAELRLEVSDLIYHLLVLLQERKLPLDEILDELSARHERPRRD; encoded by the coding sequence ATGAGCGAGGACAAGAAGGACATAGCACAGCGCCAGCAGGAAGCGGTGGAGGGCATCCGCTGGAACGAAGCGGGGCTGCTGCCTGCGGTAGTTCAGGATGCGCGTACCCTGGAGGTCTTAATGTTCGCCTATATGAATCCTGAGTCGCTGGAGCGTTCCCTTACGAGCGGCCAGACCTGGTTCTGGAGCCGTTCGCGCAGCGAGCTGTGGCATAAGGGCGGAACGTCAGGCAATACGCAGGCGATCACCTCGATTCACTATGACTGCGACAGCGACACGCTGCTGGTGAAGGTGGTGCCGGAAGGCCCGGCCTGCCACACTGGGGAGAATAGCTGCTTCTACCGCGAGATTCCGCTGGATGCACCGGCGGCCGTAACGGAAGCTCCAGGCGCTGACAGCGGCCGCTTCGCGGTACTGGGTGAGCTGGAGCGTGTGATTGCTGAGCGCGAGGCGAACCGTCCTGAGGGGGCGTACACCACTTATCTGTTCGATAAGGGCGTGGACAAGATTCTGAAGAAGGTCGGGGAGGAAGCCTCCGAGACGATTATTGCCGCCAAAAATAAAGATAACGCTGAGCTGCGTCTTGAGGTCAGCGATCTGATCTATCACCTGCTCGTACTGCTGCAGGAGCGCAAGCTGCCGCTGGATGAGATTCTGGATGAGCTGAGCGCCCGTCATGAGCGGCCCCGCCGCGATTAG
- the hisA gene encoding 1-(5-phosphoribosyl)-5-[(5-phosphoribosylamino)methylideneamino]imidazole-4-carboxamide isomerase has protein sequence MSSFIIYPAIDIRDGKCVRLQQGDYAQETIYNDSPVQVAKAWEEQGGQYIHLVDLDGAKAGHPVNDEIIGAIARQANVPVQVGGGLRTLADVEKLLGLGVSRVIIGTAAINDQAFTEKVLAEYGDKVAIGIDARNGYVATHGWLNTSEVRAEDLARELAAKGAETFIYTDISRDGMMQGPNVDGILSMAKASGKSVIASGGVTSLDDLLRLNVHNGSGIGGAIVGKALYTGNIALPEALQALRTSSAPQ, from the coding sequence ATGTCTTCATTTATCATCTACCCGGCGATTGACATCCGGGACGGCAAGTGTGTCCGGCTGCAGCAGGGCGATTATGCCCAGGAGACCATCTATAACGACAGTCCGGTGCAGGTGGCCAAAGCATGGGAGGAGCAGGGCGGACAGTACATCCATCTGGTCGATCTGGACGGAGCCAAGGCGGGACATCCCGTCAATGATGAGATTATCGGCGCCATTGCCCGGCAGGCGAATGTTCCGGTGCAGGTCGGCGGCGGCCTCCGTACGCTGGCAGACGTGGAGAAGCTGCTGGGCCTCGGGGTCAGCCGGGTGATTATCGGTACAGCGGCGATTAACGATCAGGCTTTTACGGAAAAGGTGCTCGCTGAATATGGCGATAAGGTTGCTATCGGGATCGATGCCCGCAACGGCTATGTGGCTACCCACGGATGGCTGAACACTTCGGAGGTCCGGGCAGAAGACCTGGCCCGTGAGCTGGCCGCCAAGGGTGCGGAGACCTTCATCTATACCGACATCTCCCGGGACGGGATGATGCAGGGGCCGAACGTGGATGGGATTCTGTCGATGGCCAAGGCCAGCGGCAAGAGTGTCATCGCCTCCGGCGGGGTAACGAGCCTGGACGATCTGCTGCGTCTGAATGTACATAACGGCAGCGGAATCGGCGGGGCGATTGTCGGCAAGGCGCTGTATACCGGCAACATTGCGCTGCCTGAAGCCTTGCAGGCGCTGCGCACATCCTCAGCCCCGCAGTAA
- the hisF gene encoding imidazole glycerol phosphate synthase subunit HisF, whose protein sequence is MLAKRIIPCLDVKDGRVVKGVNFVNLRDAGDPVELAALYDREGADELVFLDISASVEGRATMIEVVRQTAGEIAIPFTVGGGISTPDDMKRILRAGADKIGINTAAVNNPQLILEGARRFGSQCIVLAMDAKYNEAWGEWEVYTHGGRKPTGIRALAWAKEAEALGAGEILLTSMDADGTKDGFDLKLTAAVSDLLSIPVIASGGAGRIEHFYDVFTEGRADAGLAATIFHYKEIGIHDLKTDLKQRGVEIR, encoded by the coding sequence ATGTTGGCGAAACGGATTATCCCCTGTCTGGACGTGAAGGACGGACGGGTGGTGAAGGGCGTTAATTTTGTGAACCTGCGCGATGCCGGAGACCCGGTGGAGCTGGCGGCGCTGTATGACCGCGAGGGAGCGGATGAGCTGGTGTTCCTGGACATCTCCGCTTCGGTGGAAGGCAGAGCGACTATGATCGAGGTGGTCCGCCAGACGGCTGGAGAGATCGCGATTCCCTTCACCGTCGGCGGGGGGATCTCAACCCCGGACGATATGAAGCGGATTCTGCGCGCCGGAGCGGACAAAATCGGCATCAACACGGCCGCGGTCAATAACCCCCAGCTGATCCTGGAGGGTGCGCGTCGCTTCGGTTCCCAGTGCATTGTGCTGGCGATGGACGCCAAATATAATGAAGCCTGGGGCGAATGGGAAGTGTATACCCACGGCGGGCGCAAGCCCACCGGTATCCGGGCTCTTGCCTGGGCCAAGGAGGCCGAAGCGCTGGGAGCGGGCGAGATTCTGCTGACCAGCATGGATGCCGACGGCACCAAGGACGGCTTCGATCTGAAGCTGACGGCGGCGGTAAGCGATCTGCTGAGCATCCCTGTCATAGCGTCCGGCGGGGCCGGAAGAATTGAGCATTTCTATGATGTATTTACCGAGGGCCGGGCGGATGCCGGACTTGCTGCTACGATTTTCCATTATAAAGAGATTGGCATTCATGACCTGAAGACTGATCTGAAGCAAAGAGGGGTAGAGATCCGATGA